One genomic window of Caballeronia sp. SBC1 includes the following:
- a CDS encoding plasma-membrane proton-efflux P-type ATPase gives MPDLQAKLGSSPNGLSQAEATKRLAQYGPNEIEEKKTNPLLKFLSYFWGPIPWMIEAAVILSAVARHWPDFAIISVLLLSNALVGFWEERQAGNAIAALKAQLAITAKVIRDGKWGSPAARELVPGDVIRVRLGDIVPADARLLEGDPIEVDQSALTGESLPVTRKAGEAVFSGSIIRQGEIGALVYATGTNTYFGKTAQLVQEAHTVSHFQRAVLKIGNYLIILAVVLVAAIVVVAIVRGDPILTTLQFALVLTVAAIPVAMPTVLSVTMAVGARLLARKKAIVTRLSAIEELAGVDILCSDKTGTLTQNKLTLGDPFCVNDIPADQVILNAALASREEDKDTIDLAVIGGLKSDQALKGYQVVHFQPFDPVHKRTEATVKGTDGKEFKVAKGAPQVILELAANAAQVKAAVEKAVNEFATRGFRSLGVARADGDGQWQFIGVLPMFDPPRDDARATIATARQMGVSVKMVTGDARAIAEETAKKLGLGANILDASGFGDAKRVETAQFASSIEKADGFAQVFPEHKFHIVDVLQRGGHIVGMTGDGVNDAPALKKADCGIAVSGATDAARAAASIVLMTPGLSVIIDAIKESRKIFQRMNSYAMYRIAETLRVLLFMTLSILIFNFYPLTAVMIVMLALLNDGAILSIAYDNVHYKDQPEAWNMRLVLGIATVLGMVGPVASFGLFFLGDRVFHLDRPHLQTLMYLMLSVAGHLTIFQTRTRGPFWSIRPARILLLAVFGTQALATLIAVYGLFMTPIGWGWALLVWGYALVWFLVTDPVKLLAYRILDPVKAQPKVEGSSEPRPEAKAGPEPEAHAPLLVKPQTTK, from the coding sequence ATGCCGGATCTACAGGCAAAGCTGGGCTCGTCGCCGAACGGTCTCAGTCAGGCCGAGGCGACGAAGCGGCTCGCTCAATACGGACCTAACGAGATTGAAGAAAAGAAAACCAATCCGTTGCTGAAGTTCCTGTCGTATTTTTGGGGACCCATTCCGTGGATGATCGAAGCGGCAGTGATCCTTTCCGCGGTAGCCCGACATTGGCCTGACTTTGCCATCATCTCTGTGCTACTGCTGTCCAACGCGCTAGTCGGGTTCTGGGAAGAACGCCAGGCTGGCAACGCCATAGCCGCCCTGAAGGCCCAATTAGCGATTACGGCCAAGGTAATACGCGATGGCAAATGGGGTAGCCCGGCCGCGCGGGAGTTAGTGCCGGGTGACGTCATCCGCGTGCGCCTGGGCGATATCGTGCCGGCTGACGCGCGCTTGCTGGAGGGTGACCCGATCGAAGTGGATCAGTCCGCGCTAACGGGAGAATCACTGCCCGTCACGCGTAAAGCGGGCGAGGCCGTATTTTCCGGTTCCATCATTCGCCAGGGTGAAATCGGCGCGCTGGTCTATGCCACGGGCACGAACACCTACTTCGGCAAGACGGCTCAACTGGTGCAAGAGGCGCATACCGTCAGCCACTTCCAACGCGCCGTGCTCAAGATCGGCAACTACCTGATCATTCTCGCGGTGGTTCTGGTGGCCGCAATCGTTGTCGTCGCGATTGTTCGTGGTGATCCTATTCTCACCACATTGCAGTTCGCCTTGGTGCTGACCGTGGCCGCGATTCCCGTGGCGATGCCCACGGTTCTCTCGGTGACCATGGCCGTCGGCGCACGTCTGCTGGCCAGGAAAAAAGCGATCGTGACCCGGTTGTCGGCCATCGAGGAACTCGCCGGGGTGGACATCTTGTGCTCGGACAAGACCGGCACGCTGACTCAGAACAAGTTGACCCTCGGTGATCCATTCTGTGTCAACGACATTCCCGCCGATCAAGTCATCCTGAATGCCGCGCTCGCGTCGCGTGAGGAAGACAAGGACACGATCGATCTTGCGGTGATTGGCGGCTTGAAGAGCGATCAGGCCTTGAAGGGCTACCAGGTGGTCCATTTCCAGCCGTTCGACCCGGTGCACAAGCGCACCGAAGCCACGGTAAAGGGGACGGACGGAAAAGAGTTCAAGGTTGCCAAGGGCGCGCCGCAGGTGATCCTGGAGCTGGCGGCCAATGCCGCGCAGGTGAAGGCCGCCGTCGAGAAGGCCGTCAACGAATTCGCAACACGCGGCTTTCGTTCATTGGGGGTCGCTCGTGCCGATGGAGACGGCCAGTGGCAATTCATTGGCGTACTGCCCATGTTTGATCCGCCACGCGACGATGCCCGCGCAACCATCGCGACCGCGCGCCAGATGGGCGTAAGCGTCAAGATGGTGACCGGCGATGCACGGGCTATCGCCGAGGAAACTGCAAAAAAACTGGGCTTAGGCGCGAATATTCTTGATGCCAGCGGTTTCGGTGACGCGAAGCGTGTTGAGACGGCGCAGTTTGCGTCGTCCATCGAGAAGGCGGACGGTTTCGCGCAAGTGTTCCCCGAACACAAATTCCATATAGTCGATGTCCTGCAACGAGGCGGCCACATCGTTGGCATGACCGGTGATGGAGTGAACGACGCTCCTGCCTTGAAAAAGGCCGATTGCGGCATTGCTGTTTCGGGTGCAACCGATGCAGCACGGGCTGCGGCGTCCATCGTACTGATGACGCCGGGCCTCTCGGTGATCATAGACGCGATCAAGGAGAGCCGGAAGATTTTCCAGCGAATGAACAGCTACGCGATGTACCGCATCGCGGAGACCTTGCGCGTGCTGCTGTTCATGACGCTCTCGATCCTCATCTTCAACTTTTATCCGTTGACTGCGGTGATGATCGTGATGCTGGCGTTGCTTAACGACGGCGCCATCCTGTCCATTGCCTACGACAATGTTCACTACAAGGACCAGCCCGAGGCCTGGAACATGCGCCTGGTGCTGGGCATCGCCACGGTGCTGGGTATGGTCGGCCCCGTCGCCTCATTTGGCTTGTTTTTCCTTGGCGATCGCGTTTTCCATCTCGACCGTCCGCATCTCCAGACATTGATGTATCTGATGCTGTCGGTAGCTGGGCATCTGACGATTTTCCAGACACGCACGCGCGGCCCGTTCTGGTCGATACGTCCTGCGCGAATTTTGCTGTTGGCGGTGTTTGGCACGCAGGCGCTTGCGACGCTGATCGCGGTATATGGGCTGTTTATGACGCCAATCGGCTGGGGCTGGGCATTGCTGGTCTGGGGCTACGCGCTGGTGTGGTTCCTCGTGACCGACCCGGTGAAACTCCTCGCCTACCGGATTCTCGATCCCGTCAAAGCGCAGCCTAAGGTCGAAGGCAGCTCGGAGCCTCGACCCGAAGCCAAAGCCGGGCCTGAGCCCGAAGCCCACGCGCCGCTGCTGGTGAAGCCACAGACTACTAAATGA
- a CDS encoding ADP-polyphosphate phosphotransferase, translated as MKIHSKDFRVREGDEVNLEKWPTKVDPVYESKEQYQKLLEEHVAQLSSMQQLHYASNRHAVLLIFQAMDAAGKDGAIRHVMSGVNPQGCQVFSFKHPSDAELEHDFLWRTTRDLPERGRIGIFNRSYYEEVLIVRVHPEILRSEGLPDAVHDDKTLWHDRYRSIADLEKHLHSNGTRIVKFFLHLSKEEQRKRFLARIDEPEKNWKFSLADIKERKFWKHYMKAYEECLSATSTTDSPWYVVPADDKENARLIVSKIVLDTFEGLKMSYPKTSAERRDELLSIRKQLEE; from the coding sequence ATGAAAATACATTCGAAAGACTTTCGCGTACGCGAAGGGGACGAGGTCAATCTCGAAAAATGGCCAACGAAGGTTGATCCCGTCTACGAATCGAAGGAGCAATACCAGAAGCTTCTGGAAGAACATGTCGCTCAACTGAGTTCGATGCAACAGCTTCACTATGCATCCAACCGCCACGCCGTCCTGTTGATATTCCAGGCAATGGATGCGGCCGGAAAAGACGGTGCTATCAGGCATGTGATGTCCGGAGTCAATCCTCAAGGTTGCCAGGTATTCAGCTTCAAGCATCCGAGCGACGCTGAACTGGAACACGACTTCCTTTGGCGAACCACGCGTGATCTACCCGAACGCGGGCGGATCGGCATCTTCAACCGATCCTATTACGAGGAAGTACTAATCGTCCGCGTGCATCCCGAGATCCTTCGCAGCGAGGGGCTCCCGGACGCGGTTCATGACGACAAGACGCTCTGGCACGATCGGTACCGTTCAATCGCTGATTTGGAGAAACATCTTCATAGCAACGGGACTCGCATCGTCAAGTTCTTCCTGCACCTCTCGAAGGAAGAACAGCGCAAGCGCTTTCTGGCGCGTATCGACGAGCCTGAGAAGAACTGGAAATTCAGCCTCGCGGACATCAAGGAGCGCAAATTCTGGAAACACTATATGAAGGCCTATGAAGAATGCCTTAGCGCGACGAGCACAACGGATTCTCCATGGTATGTTGTTCCGGCCGATGACAAAGAGAACGCCCGGCTCATCGTTTCCAAGATCGTCCTCGATACGTTCGAAGGACTAAAAATGTCCTATCCGAAGACGAGTGCGGAGCGTCGGGACGAACTGCTATCGATCCGCAAGCAGCTTGAAGAATGA
- a CDS encoding site-specific integrase: MTLLRQRMLHDMQIRNLAVNTQKTYLLQVSSFARHFRRSPEVLGPEEIRAWIIHLTNERKLAPASVQLAVGSLRFLYRITLRQDWSDEDFPLPKRPLKLPVILSFEEVTRFFESIPSLKQRAILMTAYAAGLRVSEVVHLKVSDIDSQRMMIRVCQGKGRKDRYVMLSPRLLEVLRLYWQDAHPREWLFPGSIPGRPITRHAVGDACHLARERSGITKPVTPHSLRHAFATHLLETGADVRRIQLLMGHRSMATTARYLKLATSTVCATTSPFDLLPHPAPVPPQPPAPEYF, encoded by the coding sequence ATGACACTGCTCCGCCAACGCATGCTGCACGACATGCAGATCCGCAACCTTGCTGTCAACACGCAGAAGACCTATCTCCTGCAGGTTTCCAGTTTCGCCCGACATTTCCGGCGCTCACCCGAGGTGCTCGGTCCCGAAGAGATCCGTGCCTGGATTATCCACCTGACCAACGAACGCAAGCTCGCGCCAGCCAGTGTCCAACTGGCCGTAGGCTCGCTGCGCTTCCTGTACCGCATCACGCTCAGGCAAGACTGGAGTGACGAGGATTTCCCGTTGCCCAAACGGCCCCTGAAGCTGCCCGTCATCCTGAGCTTCGAGGAAGTCACGCGCTTCTTCGAGTCGATTCCCAGCCTGAAACAGCGCGCCATCCTGATGACGGCCTATGCGGCCGGCCTGCGTGTCTCCGAAGTCGTGCATCTGAAGGTCAGTGATATCGACAGCCAGCGGATGATGATCCGTGTCTGCCAGGGTAAAGGCCGTAAGGATCGCTACGTAATGCTCTCTCCGCGTCTGCTCGAGGTCCTGCGACTGTACTGGCAGGACGCCCACCCGAGGGAATGGCTCTTTCCAGGGAGTATTCCGGGGCGGCCCATCACCCGCCATGCCGTGGGCGACGCATGCCACCTTGCACGTGAGCGCAGCGGCATCACGAAACCCGTTACGCCACATTCTTTGAGGCACGCATTCGCCACTCATCTGCTGGAAACCGGTGCTGATGTACGCAGGATCCAGCTGCTCATGGGACATCGCAGCATGGCGACCACGGCACGGTACCTCAAGCTGGCGACGAGCACCGTGTGCGCCACCACCAGTCCCTTCGACCTGCTGCCGCATCCCGCACCCGTTCCACCCCAGCCGCCTGCGCCCGAGTACTTCTGA
- a CDS encoding IS91 family transposase, whose translation MRPALEVADIFRRCGPHYRQTHADALSRAQHRAMSAIELCRTAALGGHVEQCDACGHQRIAYDSCRHRCCPKCQSLARAQWLERRRAELLCAVEYFHVVFTLPEPIAALAYQNKKTLYDLLFRTSAETLRTIAADPKHLGAEIGFITVLHTWGQNLLHHPHVHCVVPGGGIAPDGERWIACRPGFFLPVRVLSRLFRRLFLDQLHRAFDAGALRLHGQLEPLRDPRAFAAWLAPAAHAEWVVYAKPPFGGAAQVLDYLGRYTHRVAISNNRLLRFDGDSVLFQWKDYRHEARHRTMTLTADEFIRRFLLHVLPVGFKRIRSYGCLANCHRADRLATCRRLLGVEPPAAASPAVGEDYRDRYLRLTGKSLRDCPVCGKGQMVRIEGGVPGILPRAPPDPSHVH comes from the coding sequence ATGCGACCGGCGCTCGAGGTGGCGGACATCTTCCGCCGCTGCGGCCCTCACTACCGGCAGACCCATGCCGACGCCCTCAGTCGTGCCCAGCACCGCGCGATGAGCGCCATCGAGCTATGCCGCACCGCCGCGCTCGGCGGTCATGTCGAGCAGTGCGATGCCTGCGGCCATCAGCGCATTGCCTACGACTCGTGTCGCCATCGCTGCTGTCCGAAGTGCCAGTCGCTTGCCCGCGCGCAATGGCTCGAACGCCGGCGCGCAGAGCTGCTTTGCGCGGTCGAGTATTTCCACGTCGTCTTCACACTCCCCGAGCCCATCGCTGCGCTCGCGTACCAGAACAAGAAGACCCTCTACGATCTGCTTTTCCGCACCAGCGCCGAGACGCTGCGCACGATCGCCGCCGATCCGAAACACCTGGGCGCGGAAATCGGCTTCATCACGGTCCTGCACACGTGGGGGCAGAATCTGCTACACCATCCGCACGTGCATTGCGTGGTACCGGGCGGCGGCATCGCCCCGGACGGCGAACGCTGGATTGCCTGCCGGCCAGGCTTCTTCCTGCCCGTTCGGGTACTCTCGCGGCTCTTCCGGCGGCTCTTTCTCGACCAGTTGCACCGCGCGTTCGATGCCGGCGCGCTGCGCTTGCATGGCCAGCTCGAGCCGTTGCGTGATCCGCGAGCGTTCGCCGCCTGGCTCGCGCCCGCTGCTCACGCGGAGTGGGTCGTCTACGCGAAACCACCGTTTGGGGGCGCCGCACAGGTGCTCGATTACCTGGGCCGCTACACGCATCGCGTCGCCATCTCGAATAACCGGTTGCTGCGCTTTGATGGCGATTCGGTCCTCTTCCAGTGGAAGGACTACCGTCACGAAGCCCGCCACCGGACCATGACGCTCACCGCCGACGAGTTCATCCGCCGCTTCCTGCTGCACGTGCTGCCCGTCGGCTTCAAGCGCATCCGCAGCTACGGGTGTCTCGCCAACTGTCATCGGGCAGACCGCCTCGCCACCTGCCGGCGGCTGCTCGGCGTCGAGCCGCCCGCCGCTGCGTCGCCCGCCGTCGGGGAAGACTACCGTGACCGTTACCTGCGGCTCACCGGCAAATCACTTCGCGACTGCCCAGTGTGCGGCAAGGGCCAGATGGTCCGCATCGAAGGCGGTGTGCCTGGCATCCTGCCGCGCGCTCCGCCTGACCCGAGCCATGTGCACTGA
- a CDS encoding chloride channel protein yields the protein MNTSNDDSVQPLPVRWLCVLAFVVGIVTGLGAIVFRALIGLVHNVLFLGQFSFTYDTGHFTPAAPWGALVILVPVIGGIGVTWIVTKFAPEAKGHGVPEVMDAIYYKSGAIRPVVALAKSISSALAIGSGAAVGREGPIIQIGSALGSTFGQFIRMTAGQRITLVAAGAGAGIAATFNTPIGGVLFATELMMPEISVNTFLPVAIATGTATFVGRLFFGAAPAFFVPVHLGAIPNEPSSAFTFVLYALLGAITGVAAAILIRSLHWAEDAFERIPNPYLRHGLGMLIVGAMMYALWLTASHYYVEGVGYATIQATLYGQLSGGAFLLLLAVCKTIATSVSLGSGSSGGVFSPSLFIGATLGASFSALITAIVPGAPVSAPAFAMVGMGAMVGGGTGAAMTAVAMIFEMTRDYDIVLPMIIAVAFSLGARRMFSRESIYTLKLVRRGHPIPNALHANMFMVRSASSVMETDVLVLDETTLFHDGLTKSDQPVFRHIVVTREREIVGVLRINTGLRRALSQSIASITLGALAQTNFIVVGESDVAFDVITRMWKQRAVMAVVVGHGKGHALPRVLGVIAKEHIADSVASSVKIFPG from the coding sequence ATGAATACGTCCAATGACGATTCGGTTCAACCGCTACCAGTCCGGTGGTTATGCGTACTGGCCTTTGTTGTCGGGATTGTTACCGGACTTGGAGCGATCGTATTTCGCGCTCTAATTGGGCTAGTCCACAATGTTCTGTTTCTCGGCCAATTTTCCTTCACGTACGACACCGGTCATTTCACGCCGGCCGCTCCGTGGGGCGCGCTGGTGATTCTGGTTCCGGTGATCGGCGGAATCGGCGTCACCTGGATCGTGACGAAGTTCGCACCGGAAGCGAAGGGACATGGCGTTCCGGAAGTTATGGACGCGATTTATTACAAAAGCGGGGCGATTCGGCCTGTTGTGGCTTTGGCGAAATCGATCTCGTCCGCCCTTGCAATCGGTTCGGGCGCAGCAGTGGGGCGTGAAGGGCCCATTATTCAAATCGGTTCGGCGCTGGGATCGACGTTTGGTCAGTTCATCAGGATGACTGCAGGGCAGCGGATCACGCTTGTCGCTGCCGGAGCGGGCGCGGGCATTGCGGCGACTTTCAACACGCCGATCGGCGGAGTGTTGTTCGCTACCGAACTGATGATGCCCGAGATCAGCGTCAACACGTTTTTGCCGGTCGCGATCGCGACCGGCACTGCAACGTTCGTCGGCCGGCTCTTTTTCGGAGCGGCACCGGCGTTCTTCGTGCCCGTCCACCTCGGGGCGATCCCTAACGAGCCGAGTAGCGCATTCACCTTCGTACTTTACGCGTTGCTTGGAGCTATCACGGGCGTCGCCGCCGCCATTTTAATTCGTTCGCTTCATTGGGCAGAGGATGCCTTCGAACGCATCCCCAACCCTTATCTACGGCATGGATTAGGTATGCTGATCGTGGGTGCCATGATGTACGCCCTGTGGCTTACCGCAAGCCATTACTATGTGGAAGGGGTTGGCTATGCGACGATTCAGGCGACGCTATACGGGCAACTCTCTGGTGGCGCATTTCTTCTTTTGCTTGCTGTCTGTAAGACAATCGCCACTTCGGTGAGCCTTGGTTCAGGTTCATCGGGCGGGGTCTTCTCACCCTCACTGTTCATAGGTGCAACACTCGGCGCATCGTTTTCCGCGCTGATTACGGCAATCGTGCCAGGCGCGCCAGTAAGTGCGCCCGCGTTTGCAATGGTGGGAATGGGCGCGATGGTCGGCGGCGGCACGGGAGCGGCCATGACTGCCGTCGCGATGATCTTCGAGATGACCCGCGACTATGACATCGTTCTTCCCATGATCATTGCCGTCGCGTTTAGTCTGGGTGCAAGACGCATGTTTTCGCGAGAGAGCATCTACACGCTGAAGCTTGTCAGGCGCGGACATCCTATTCCCAACGCATTGCACGCGAATATGTTCATGGTCCGGAGCGCGTCCAGCGTGATGGAAACTGACGTGCTCGTTCTCGACGAGACCACACTGTTTCACGACGGACTTACGAAGTCGGACCAGCCCGTTTTCCGGCATATCGTCGTGACCAGAGAGCGCGAAATTGTCGGCGTTTTGCGCATTAACACGGGTTTGCGCCGTGCGTTGAGTCAAAGCATCGCCAGCATTACGCTGGGTGCTCTCGCACAAACCAATTTCATCGTCGTGGGAGAGAGCGATGTTGCGTTTGACGTGATTACCAGAATGTGGAAACAGCGCGCGGTCATGGCGGTTGTCGTCGGACACGGCAAGGGGCATGCGCTTCCTCGTGTGCTGGGCGTTATTGCCAAAGAGCATATCGCCGACTCGGTGGCGAGCAGCGTAAAGATTTTCCCTGGTTAG
- a CDS encoding general stress protein has protein sequence MTGNDVLIATFNDHTEADAAVRKLIENGFDMKHFSVVGKGYHTEEKVVGFYNTGDRMKIWGKYGAFWGALWGALFGGVFLTLPIIGPVVVVGYLASIVVSALEGAVVVGGVSALSAALFNAGVPKDHVIHYETALQANGFIVMANGPAEEMARARTILQTHKPVRLDLHEGAMPANEVPVTAAL, from the coding sequence ATGACTGGTAACGACGTTCTGATCGCCACGTTCAATGACCACACCGAAGCCGATGCGGCTGTGCGAAAGCTCATTGAAAACGGTTTTGACATGAAACATTTCAGTGTGGTCGGCAAGGGCTATCACACTGAAGAAAAAGTGGTCGGTTTCTACAACACCGGCGACCGCATGAAGATATGGGGCAAGTACGGTGCTTTCTGGGGAGCGCTTTGGGGCGCCCTGTTCGGCGGTGTCTTCCTGACGCTGCCGATCATCGGACCGGTCGTCGTAGTGGGTTATCTTGCCTCCATCGTGGTATCCGCGCTCGAAGGCGCGGTTGTAGTCGGCGGTGTCAGTGCCCTGAGCGCCGCGCTCTTCAATGCAGGCGTTCCGAAGGATCATGTGATCCATTACGAGACCGCGCTGCAGGCCAATGGATTTATCGTCATGGCGAACGGCCCGGCGGAAGAGATGGCGCGCGCCCGTACAATCCTGCAAACGCATAAGCCGGTACGGTTGGACCTTCACGAAGGCGCGATGCCTGCGAACGAAGTGCCGGTCACAGCGGCCCTCTGA
- a CDS encoding oleate hydratase — protein MQRAYTGGSAKPFSSEDSKFYLVGGGIASLAAAAFLIRDADVPGRNITILEALGVAGGSLDAAGSAQEGYVLRGGRMLESKYVCTFDLFSSIPTLDESKTVTQEILDWNETMKTSSKSRLVRDGHRIDKPEFGLTESDILTLERLAIEPEHMLGRSRIADHFAPAFFKTHFWLMWCTTFAFQPWHSAVEFKRYLLRFVHMVSGFNQLHGIMRTVYNQHDSMVRPLSKWLDDHGVQFQFGTRVNDLVLNEANGETRVEGIVCEREGRSVSIPVGPRDAVIVTLGSMTEGSTLGGMDRAAVRDSSSGTDSWALWNKIALNRPAFGHPEVFADHVDESKWLSFTTTLHDPAFFKLVRDFTGNVPGEGGLITFADSNWLMSIVLPHQPHFIDQPSDVQVFWGYGLYIDRPGDFVKKPMVECTGREIMTEVLGHLRAGNAAPVLDHAVCIPCLMPFITSQFMPREHGDRPEVVPQGSVNLAFTGQFCELPDDVVFTVEYSIRSAQAAVYRLLDIAQSPPAVYKGKFDPRVLFKAFEALHDL, from the coding sequence ATGCAACGTGCGTACACGGGCGGCTCGGCCAAGCCGTTCTCCTCCGAAGACAGCAAGTTCTATCTGGTGGGCGGCGGCATTGCATCGCTGGCCGCGGCCGCTTTCCTGATCCGCGATGCCGATGTTCCGGGCCGTAATATCACGATCCTTGAAGCGCTTGGCGTAGCAGGCGGAAGTCTGGACGCAGCGGGCTCCGCGCAAGAAGGTTATGTACTGCGGGGCGGCCGCATGCTCGAGAGCAAGTACGTATGTACGTTTGACCTGTTTTCATCGATCCCGACGCTCGATGAAAGCAAGACGGTCACGCAGGAAATCCTGGACTGGAATGAAACGATGAAGACTTCGTCGAAGTCTCGTCTGGTACGCGACGGCCACCGGATCGACAAACCCGAGTTCGGGCTTACTGAAAGCGACATCCTCACGCTCGAACGCCTTGCGATCGAACCGGAGCACATGCTCGGCCGCAGCCGCATAGCGGACCACTTCGCCCCAGCCTTCTTCAAGACCCACTTCTGGCTGATGTGGTGCACGACCTTCGCATTCCAGCCATGGCATAGCGCGGTCGAATTCAAACGTTACCTGCTGCGGTTCGTGCACATGGTGTCGGGATTCAACCAGTTGCACGGGATCATGCGCACGGTCTACAACCAACACGACTCGATGGTCCGGCCGCTGAGCAAATGGCTCGACGACCATGGTGTCCAGTTCCAGTTCGGCACGCGTGTGAACGATCTGGTGCTTAACGAAGCCAACGGCGAAACGCGCGTGGAAGGAATCGTCTGCGAGCGCGAAGGGCGTAGCGTTTCAATCCCCGTCGGGCCGCGCGATGCGGTGATCGTCACGCTGGGTTCAATGACCGAAGGCTCGACGCTCGGCGGTATGGATCGCGCCGCCGTGCGGGACAGCAGCTCAGGCACCGATTCCTGGGCACTCTGGAACAAAATCGCGCTGAACCGCCCCGCTTTCGGCCACCCGGAGGTATTCGCCGATCACGTCGATGAATCAAAGTGGCTGTCGTTCACGACCACCTTGCATGATCCTGCGTTCTTCAAGCTGGTCCGAGATTTCACCGGCAATGTGCCCGGCGAAGGTGGCCTCATCACCTTCGCGGATTCGAACTGGCTCATGTCGATCGTCCTGCCGCATCAACCGCATTTCATCGATCAGCCAAGCGACGTGCAGGTGTTCTGGGGATACGGCCTCTATATCGATCGCCCAGGCGACTTCGTGAAGAAACCGATGGTCGAGTGTACAGGCCGCGAGATCATGACCGAGGTACTCGGGCATCTGCGGGCTGGCAATGCGGCTCCGGTTCTCGACCACGCCGTGTGCATCCCATGTCTGATGCCCTTCATTACCAGCCAGTTCATGCCGCGCGAACACGGCGACCGGCCGGAGGTCGTGCCGCAGGGATCGGTGAATCTGGCTTTTACCGGACAGTTTTGCGAATTGCCGGATGACGTTGTCTTCACCGTCGAGTATTCGATTCGCTCGGCGCAGGCAGCGGTCTATCGTCTTCTTGACATCGCGCAGTCGCCGCCGGCCGTCTATAAAGGCAAGTTCGATCCGCGCGTCCTGTTCAAGGCCTTCGAGGCCCTGCACGACCTCTAG
- a CDS encoding basic amino acid/polyamine antiporter, translated as MDQTHSSLPLKPVAADTVIAQPAAQPGGRKLSLPLLTGVVIASMIGGGAFNLPQNMAQGAGLAAIVITWMITLVGMFFLSNTFRTLADKRPDLKAGIYSYAKEGFGSLAGFEMAWGYWLSAAFGNVAFAVLIMKTVGYFFPVFAAGNTWPSIVGASLLIWVMHFVVLYGVKRAAILSVISSVLNIGTITVALCAMAVAIKGGMFSYDFWGAQEHLGSLLGQVKSTMLVTLWVFIGIEGAVVVSDRASKTSQVGIATFLGLTVCTILYFLLSALPFGVMHQAQLAGLASPSAAYVLKAAVGDWGAVFIVVSLLVSLLSCWLAWTILVAELPFEGAKDGVFPKFLAKENRHHAAAPSLWVSSATMQLVIFVVLFANDAWMWLISITGIMILPPYLASTVFLWRFATQSKYAPTAGETSKESIWTGVLATVYSLWLVYAAGLQFLLMSTILFALGFPVFWWARREHAAGERVFTGREASVAGVLVVVAGVAIVLFSRGVVKIS; from the coding sequence ATGGACCAGACACATAGCAGTTTGCCGCTCAAGCCCGTTGCCGCCGATACGGTCATTGCTCAACCCGCTGCTCAACCCGGAGGCCGCAAGCTCAGCTTGCCACTTCTTACGGGTGTTGTGATCGCCTCGATGATCGGCGGGGGCGCCTTCAATCTGCCGCAGAACATGGCGCAGGGCGCAGGACTGGCGGCAATCGTGATTACATGGATGATTACGCTTGTCGGCATGTTCTTTCTTTCGAATACGTTCCGCACGCTTGCCGACAAACGCCCTGATCTGAAGGCGGGCATCTACTCGTATGCGAAAGAAGGTTTCGGCTCGTTAGCAGGCTTCGAGATGGCCTGGGGATACTGGCTGTCTGCCGCTTTCGGCAACGTTGCATTCGCCGTGCTGATCATGAAGACGGTCGGCTATTTCTTTCCCGTGTTCGCGGCGGGCAACACCTGGCCGTCGATCGTCGGCGCGTCGCTGCTGATCTGGGTCATGCATTTTGTCGTGCTGTATGGCGTAAAGCGGGCAGCAATCCTGAGCGTGATCTCGAGCGTATTGAATATTGGCACTATCACGGTGGCCCTGTGCGCGATGGCGGTAGCGATCAAGGGTGGCATGTTCTCCTACGACTTCTGGGGTGCTCAGGAGCATTTGGGTAGCCTCCTTGGGCAGGTCAAGAGCACGATGCTCGTTACCTTGTGGGTGTTCATCGGCATCGAGGGCGCTGTGGTGGTTTCCGACCGCGCCAGCAAGACCTCGCAAGTAGGGATCGCGACTTTTCTCGGCCTGACGGTTTGCACGATCCTCTATTTCCTGTTGTCGGCGCTGCCGTTCGGCGTGATGCATCAGGCGCAACTCGCGGGGCTCGCTTCACCGTCGGCAGCCTATGTGCTGAAGGCAGCGGTGGGCGACTGGGGCGCGGTGTTCATCGTTGTCTCGCTGCTGGTGTCGTTGCTGAGTTGCTGGCTTGCCTGGACCATCCTTGTCGCGGAGCTGCCGTTCGAAGGCGCGAAGGACGGCGTATTCCCGAAGTTCCTCGCTAAGGAAAACCGTCACCATGCCGCGGCGCCATCGCTGTGGGTATCGAGCGCGACCATGCAGCTCGTGATCTTCGTGGTGCTGTTCGCCAACGATGCCTGGATGTGGCTGATCTCGATCACCGGAATCATGATCTTGCCGCCATATCTAGCCAGCACCGTCTTCCTGTGGCGCTTCGCGACTCAGTCAAAGTACGCGCCGACCGCCGGCGAAACATCGAAAGAATCAATCTGGACCGGCGTGCTTGCGACCGTCTATTCCCTCTGGCTCGTCTATGCCGCAGGACTGCAGTTCCTCCTGATGTCCACCATTCTCTTTGCACTCGGCTTCCCCGTTTTCTGGTGGGCTCGGCGCGAACATGCGGCCGGAGAGCGCGTGTTTACGGGACGTGAGGCATCGGTCGCGGGCGTGCTCGTGGTCGTGGCGGGTGTGGCTATTGTCTTGTTCAGCCGGGGTGTAGTGAAGATCAGTTGA